One Cucumis sativus cultivar 9930 chromosome 1, Cucumber_9930_V3, whole genome shotgun sequence DNA segment encodes these proteins:
- the LOC101204874 gene encoding probable LRR receptor-like serine/threonine-protein kinase RFK1, with the protein MMVTKSFFVLIFLVVDCFMFFGFANSKVPQEEVDVLQQITRTLGAVYWKFNSDSCVVEMFGVAEKSPRGSETNIDCDCSIENSTFCHVVRIELKNHNLPGVLPPEIVKLPYLKEVDFAYNYLHGNIPREWASTRLTTISLLVNRLTGEIPDALWNITTLTSLNLEGNQFTGAIPSQLGRLSNLQYLLLSSNQFNGTIPTTFAGLKNLTDFRINDNNLNGSIPEFIKNWILLKRLELHASGLQGPIPSKISILRNLQELRISDINGPKQDFPELTNMTGMVRLVLRNCNIAGKIPSYVWKLPAMEMLDVSFNQLTGEIPEDISMERIRFLFLTGNMLSGNLPESILMDGTNVDLSYNNLKWQGPGHHACRKNLNMNLNLFRSSSNSNTLQENLPCLKDSICSKYSKCWFVNSGGNDLTMEVNNRNILYNGDADIEGGTAKFYIDQDSYWGLSSTGDFMDDFDHQNTRYTLSLSSSNLSELYSTARRSPITLTYFHHCLENGNYSVTLHFAELQFTNDKTYKSLGRRKFDIYIQDRLVLENFDIDEKAGGAQKPTEMQFAYISVFNHVLEIRFYWAGKGTTRIPERGVYGPLISAISVYSDLKYCPIRESSKKKTVALVVGITVGLLCLATIIIVGLLWWKGSLKVIRRSKGGTDLAGIEVQTGIFTLKQIKAATNHFDSCNKIGEGGFGPVYKGQLVDGTIVAIKQLSSKSRQGNREFLNEIGMISCLQHPNLVKLHGCCIEGDQLLLVYEYLENNSLARALFGPDHSRLNLDWPTRLRICIGIAKGLAYLHEESSLKIVHRDIKATNVLLDGELNPKISDFGLAKLNDEEKTHITTRVAGTIGYMAPEYALWGYLTYKADVYSFGVVALEIIGGRSNNDYVPSETCVCLLDWACHLQQFGNVMELVDEKLKSEIDMKEAENMVKIALLCTNASPSVRPAMSEVVNMLEGRMKIPDLIPEPSSYNEDLRFKAMRDMRRQQQSQSLSGSQTQNSTMQTCESSSTSGNEFYNVNPTSRSSTT; encoded by the exons ATGATGGTGACCAAGAGCTTCTttgttctcatttttcttgtgGTGGATTGCTTCATGTTCTTCGGATTTGCAAATTCCAAGGTTCCCCAAGAAGAGG ttgatGTACTACAGCAAATTACGAGAACATTAGGTGCAGTTTATTGGAAATTCAATAGTGACTCCTGTGTTGTTGAGATGTTTGGGGTGGCAGAAAAATCTCCCAGGGGATCTGAGACTAACATTGATTGTGATTGCAGCATCGAGAATAGCACATTTTGTCATGTCGTAAGGAT agaattaaaaaatcacaatCTGCCAGGTGTTCTTCCTCCTGAAATAGTCAAACTTCCTTACCTGAAAGAAGT TGATTTTGCTTACAATTACCTTCATGGTAACATACCTCGAGAATGGGCTTCAACACGGCTGACAACAAT CTCTCTTCTTGTTAATCGGTTGACAGGGGAAATACCAGACGCATTGTGGAATATTACTACTCTAACATCACT GAACCTTGAAGGAAACCAATTTACTGGTGCAATACCATCACAACTTGGGAGGTTAAGCAACTTGCAATACTT GTTGCTATCATCTAATCAATTTAATGGCACAATACCGACAACATTTGCTGGTTTGAAAAACTTAACAGATTT CCGGATAAATGATAACAACCTAAATGGATCCATACCTGAGTTCATAAAGAATTGGATACTACTCAAGAGATT AGAACTGCATGCAAGTGGACTTCAGGGACCAATTCCTTCAAAAATATCCATTCTGAGGAACTTACAAGAATT AAGGATCAGTGATATTAATGGGCCAAAGCAGGATTTTCCTGAGTTGACAAACATGACGGGCATGGTTAGATT GGTTCTGAGAAATTGTAACATTGCTGGAAAGATCCCTTCATACGTGTGGAAGTTACCAGCCATGGAAATGCT GGACGTCAGCTTTAACCAGTTAACTGGGGAAATTCCAGAGGATATAAGCATGGAGCGCATTAGATTTCT CTTTTTAACTGGCAATATGCTGAGTGGCAACCTACCAGAGTCAATCTTGATGGATGGTACTAATGT CGATCTTTCATACAATAACTTGAAATGGCAAGGCCCTGGGCACCATGCTTGTAGAAAGAATTT GAATATGAATCTGAACTTGTTCCGAAGTTCTTCAAACAGCAACACCTT ACAAGAAAATCTCCCCTGCTTAAAGGATTCCATCTGTTCAAAAT ATTCAAAATGTTGGTTCGTCAATTCTGGTGGGAATGACTTAACGATGGAGGTAAACAACAGAAACATTCTCTACAATGGGGATGCAGATATTGAAGGTGGGACAGCAAAATTCTACATTGATCAAGATAGCTACTGGGGATTGAGTAGCACTGGAGATTTTATGGATGATTTTGATCACCAAAATACACGCTACACTTTATCCCTGTCTTCATCAAATTTGTCCGAGCTGTATTCAACAGCACGTCGAAGTCCAATTACGCTCACTTATTTCCATCATTGCTTGGAAAATGGAAACTACTCAGTGACACTTCATTTTGCTGAGTTGCAATTTACAAATGATAAGACATATAAAAGCCTTGGAAGGCGGAAATTTGATATCTACATTCAG GATAGGTTGGTATTGGAGAATTTTGATATCGATGAGAAGGCGGGAGGAGCTCAAAAACCAACCGAAATGCAGTTTGCTTACATTAGTGTATTTAATCATGTCCTGGAGATCCGATTCTATTGGGCTGGAAAAGGGACAACGAGGATTCCTGAAAGAGGAGTTTATGGTCCACTTATATCAGCTATTTCTGTTTATTCTG ATCTTAAATATTGTCCAATCCGTGAAAgtagtaaaaagaaaactgtGGCGCTTGTCGTTGGCATTACCGTTGGATTGTTATGCCTTGCTACAATCATCATAGTGGGACTTCTTTGGTGGAAAGGCAGTCTTAAAGTAATCAGGCGCAGTAAAGGGGGTACAG ATCTTGCAGGAATAGAAGTGCAAACTGGAATTTTTACCTTGAAGCAAATAAAAGCTGCCACCAATCATTTTGATTCTTGTAATAAAATTGGAGAAGGTGGTTTTGGCCCTGTTTATAAG GGTCAATTGGTTGATGGTACTATTGTAGCAATCAAGCAGCTTTCATCGAAATCAAGGCAGGGAAATCGTGAATTTCTGAATGAGATAGGAATGATCTCTTGCTTGCAACACCCAAATCTAGTCAAGCTCCATGGATGCTGTATTGAAGGGGACCAGTTGCTGTTGGTGTATgaatatttggaaaacaataGTCTTGCCCGAGCACTATTTG GTCCGGATCACAGTCGGCTTAACCTAGATTGGCCAACTAGGCTTAGAATATGTATTGGTATAGCAAAAGGCTTAGCATATCTCCACGAGGAATCGAGCCTCAAAATTGTTCATAGAGACATCAAAGCTACTAATGTGCTACTGGATGGCGAACTGAATCCTAAAATATCTGATTTTGGTTTGGCTAAGCTCAACGATGAGGAGAAGACTCATATCACTACTAGAGTGGCTGGGACCAT AGGATATATGGCTCCAGAATACGCACTTTGGGGTTATTTGACCTACAAAGCAGATGTTTACAGTTTTGGAGTTGTGGCCTTGGAGATTATCGGTGGAAGAAGCAACAATGATTATGTACCAAGTGAAACCTGTGTTTGCCTTCTAGACTGG GCCTGTCACTTGCAACAATTTGGGAACGTCATGGAGCTGGTAGATGAGAAGTTGAAGTCAGAAATTGACATGAAAGAAGCAGAAAACATGGTGAAAATAGCCCTTCTTTGCACCAATGCTTCACCATCAGTAAGGCCTGCAATGTCGGAAGTGGTGAACATGCTCGAAGGACGGATGAAAATTCCAGACCTGATCCCAGAACCGAGCAGTTACAATGAAGATCTGAGGTTCAAGGCAATGAGAGATATGCGTAGACAGCAACAGAGCCAAAGCCTTAGTGGAAGCCAAACCCAAAACTCCACAATGCAAACATGTGAGTCCTCCTCTACATCTGGAAATGAGTTCTATAATGTTAACCCAACGTCAAGATCATCAACAACTTGA